The segment CGGAAGGAAGGGAGCTTGTACGGGTCCTCCTCGAAGCAGGAGGGACAGAGGATCCTTTCGAAGAGCCATTCGGCGCCGCACAGCGAGCAGGAAAGCATCCGGCGCGCGCCTTCCGTGAGGGACCCCTCGCGCCGGGCGGCAATCCCCGGCTCGCCGCCGCAGAAGGGGCACTTCCCGCGCCGGTGGAGGCGGTCCGGCGCGATCCCGAGGCCGCGCAGGAGCTCGACGTAGGGCCGGAGGATCGCCCGGGAGAGGTAGTCCTCCGACGCCGCGCGGTCCCCCGTCCAGAAGACGAGGAGGCGGGAGCGCGCGGTCGCGGGGTCTTCCGTTCGCCGCGCGCCGGCCTCCTCGGAAAGCGCGTCCGGGCCCGCCTCGGCCGCGTGCCTCACGACGGGAGAAGCGTGGAAAAAGACCGCGTCGGCGTCCTCGGCGAGCCGACCGGTCAGCGGCCGTCGGGCGTGCGCGCCTTCGAGCGCCTCCACCGTCCACGCCTGGGCCCGGTACAGGCCGGCCGCGAACCGGAGCGGTTCCGCGGCCGCTGGAGAGTCCGCCGCGAGCGATTCGGCGCGCAGCGCGCGGTGGCCGAAGTCTCCGGAGACCTTCGACTCAGCGCTCGCGCTCTTCACCGGTGACGTCGCGATACCAGCGGCCGTGGTGAAGCCGCGCCCACGCCTTCGTGACGGTTCCTCGCGTCATCGAGCCGAACGTTCCGGGCTCGGCCGCCGTGCCGAGATAGATGTGGAAGACGATGAGGATCGCGAAGAGGATGAACGTCACGTCGTGGATGATGTAGGCGAGCTGCCGGAGGATCGCCGGGAAGAGCTCCGGAAACCACATCAGGAGGCCCGAAAGGAGGAGGCCCAGGGCCGCGAGACA is part of the Thermoanaerobaculia bacterium genome and harbors:
- a CDS encoding formate dehydrogenase accessory protein FdhE — its product is MKSASAESKVSGDFGHRALRAESLAADSPAAAEPLRFAAGLYRAQAWTVEALEGAHARRPLTGRLAEDADAVFFHASPVVRHAAEAGPDALSEEAGARRTEDPATARSRLLVFWTGDRAASEDYLSRAILRPYVELLRGLGIAPDRLHRRGKCPFCGGEPGIAARREGSLTEGARRMLSCSLCGAEWLFERILCPSCFEEDPYKLPSFRDEKHPTVRIEACETCRRYVKSIDLSEDARPIPEVDDLVSIAMDLWAVEQGFTRVEPGLAGI